A portion of the Homo sapiens chromosome 16, GRCh38.p14 Primary Assembly genome contains these proteins:
- the MTSS2 gene encoding protein MTSS 2 isoform X15 produces the protein METAEKECGALGGLFQAIVNDMKSSYPIWEDFNSKATKLHSQLRTTVLAAVAFLDAFQKVADMATNTRGATRDIGSALTRMCMRHRSIETKLRQFTNALLESLINPLQERIEDWKKAANQLDKDHAKEYKRARHEIKKKSSDTLKLQKKARKELLGKGDLQPQLDSALQDVNDMYLLLEETEKQAVRRALIEERGRFCTFITFLQPVVNGELTMLGEITHLQGIIDDLVVLTAEPHKLPPASEQVIKDLKGSDYSWSYQTPPSSPSSSSSRKSSMCSAPSSSSSAKGGGAPWPGGAQTYSPSSTCRYRSLAQPATTTARLSSVSSHDSGFVSQDATYSKPPSPMPSDITSQICSSSGIECVVCVWCEVGVLFFIWISN, from the exons ATGGAGACGGCGGAGAAGGAGTGCGGCGCCCTGGGCGGGCTCTTCCAGGCCATAGTCAACGACATGAAG AGCTCCTACCCTATCTGGGAGGACTTCAACTCCAAGGCCACGAAGCTGCATTCCCAGCTGAG GACCACCGTGCTGGCTGCTGTGGCCTTCCTGGATGCCTTCCAGAAAGTGGCTGACATGGCTACCAACACCCGAG GGGCCACGAGGGACATCGGCTCGGCGCTCACACGCATGTGCATGCGCCACCGCAGCATCGAGACCAAGCTGCGGCAGTTCACCAA CGCACTGCTGGAGAGCCTCATCAACCCGCTGCAGGAGCGCATCGAGGACTGGAAGAAGGCGGCCAACCAGCTGGACAAGGACCACGCGAAAG AGTACAAACGAGCCCGGCATGAGATCAAAAAGAAGTCGTCGGACACGCTGAAGCTGCAGAAGAAGGCGCGCAAAG AGCTACTTG ggAAAGGagacctgcagccccagctggaCAGTGCCCTGCAGGACGTCAACGACATGTACCTGCTGCTGGAGGAGACGGAGAAGCAGGCCGTGCGCCGGGCGCTGATCGAGGAGCGGGGCCGCTTCTGCACCTTCATCACCTTCCTGCAGCCTGTGGTG AATGGAGAGCTGACCATGCTGGGAGAGATCACCCACCTGCAGGGCATCATCGACGACTTGGTGGTGCTGACAGCAGAACCCCACAAACTGCCTCCCGCCAGCGAGCAG GTAATCAAAGACCTAAAGGGCTCGGACTACAGCTGGTCCTACCAGACCCCACCCTCATCACCCAGCAGCTCCAGCTCCCGGAAGTCCAGCATGTGCAG TGCCCCCAGCAGCAGTAGCAGTGCCAAGGGTGGCGGAGCCCCATGGCCTGGGGGTGCCCAAACATACTCACCCAGTTCCACCTGTCGCTACCGCAGCCTGGCGCAGCCAGCCACCACCACCGCTCGCCTCTCCAGCGTTTCCTCCCATGACTCTGGCTTCGTCTCCCAGGACGCCACCTACTCCAAGCCCCCCTCGCCTATGCCTTCAGACATCACCAGCCAG ATCTGCAGCTCATCTGGAattgagtgtgtggtgtgtgtgtggtgtgaggtaggggtcctttttttcatatggatatccaattga